One genomic segment of Flavobacteriaceae bacterium includes these proteins:
- a CDS encoding membrane or secreted protein: protein MKLILLSVGLLALGVAGIAIKIWIKKEGKFAGTCASQNPMINSNGEACGFCGKTLDQFDSCTKS from the coding sequence ATGAAACTCATCTTATTATCCGTAGGATTATTAGCTTTGGGAGTGGCGGGAATTGCCATTAAAATTTGGATTAAAAAAGAGGGTAAGTTTGCGGGTACCTGTGCAAGTCAAAACCCAATGATCAACTCGAATGGAGAAGCTTGTGGGTTTTGCGGTAAAACTCTGGATCAATTTGATAGTTGTACTAAATCTTAG
- the murB gene encoding UDP-N-acetylmuramate dehydrogenase, whose product MTIQKNISLKNYNTFGIDVLAKRFISVRSYSELKQLLKTEKKFFLISGGSNILLTSDIESLVVHIDMKGIFLDQETANEVYLTVNAGENWHAFVLWCIDHGYGSLENLSFIPGNVGTCPIQNIGAYGVEVKDVITKVTGIEITNSKKIEFSNSDCVFTYRDSIFKNRARGKYIITSVSFKLTKNHHVLNTSYGSITSFLEDKSIFNPTIRDVSNAVIAIRQSKLPDPNKIGNGGSFFKNPVISKEHFDTLRQQYPTIPGYMVSESTVKVPAGWLIEKAGFKGYRSGDAGVYEKQALVVVNYGNANGKEILGLAKKIQVDVLERFDINLDMEVNVI is encoded by the coding sequence TTGACTATTCAAAAAAACATATCGTTAAAAAATTACAATACATTTGGTATTGATGTGCTTGCAAAACGCTTTATTTCCGTAAGGTCATACTCCGAATTAAAACAGCTGTTGAAAACCGAAAAAAAATTCTTTCTCATCAGCGGGGGTAGTAATATATTACTTACATCTGACATTGAATCATTGGTTGTCCATATTGACATGAAAGGAATTTTCTTAGATCAGGAAACAGCTAATGAAGTGTACCTGACAGTAAATGCCGGAGAAAACTGGCATGCGTTTGTACTTTGGTGTATTGATCATGGGTATGGAAGTCTGGAGAACTTATCATTCATCCCGGGGAATGTAGGCACTTGCCCTATTCAGAATATTGGAGCTTACGGTGTGGAGGTAAAAGATGTAATCACTAAAGTAACCGGTATAGAAATTACAAATAGTAAAAAAATTGAATTTTCAAATAGCGATTGTGTCTTTACTTACAGAGATTCGATTTTTAAGAATCGTGCCAGGGGGAAGTATATTATTACTTCCGTAAGTTTTAAATTGACTAAGAATCATCATGTTTTAAATACATCTTACGGATCCATTACCTCTTTTTTAGAGGATAAATCTATTTTTAATCCCACTATCAGAGATGTTTCCAATGCTGTGATTGCCATACGACAATCTAAGCTCCCTGATCCGAATAAAATAGGAAATGGTGGTAGTTTTTTTAAAAACCCTGTTATTTCAAAAGAACATTTCGATACGCTCCGGCAACAATATCCTACAATTCCCGGCTATATGGTTTCAGAGTCAACGGTTAAAGTTCCTGCCGGGTGGTTAATTGAAAAAGCGGGCTTTAAAGGTTATCGCTCCGGCGATGCAGGGGTATATGAGAAACAAGCATTGGTAGTGGTAAATTACGGAAATGCCAACGGTAAGGAAATTCTGGGTCTGGCAAAAAAGATTCAAGTTGATGTTCTCGAAAGGTTTGATATCAATCTGGATATGGAGGTGAATGTTATTTGA
- a CDS encoding aminotransferase class I/II-fold pyridoxal phosphate-dependent enzyme has protein sequence MPSISTKGALMPESPIRKLVPYAENAKKRGVKVYHLNIGQPDIKTPKVALDAVKHNTIEVLSYAKSEGSEIYRTKLASYYQQNNIQVLADDIVATTGGSEALLFTIGSITDPGDEIIVPEPFYANYNGFSIASGATVVPITSGIEDNFALPEIEAFEKLISKKTKAILICNPGNPTGYLYSKEEIEKLKQIVLKHDLFLIADEVYREFTYDRHRHHSIMSEKGLEKHAIMIDSVSKRYSMCGARIGCIASKNRDIIHTVIKFAQARLSPPTYALLASEAALNTPQSYFDTVIKEYTGRRNTLIAELQKIEGVKVANPKGAFYCVAELPVNDADDFAQWVLEKFSHKNETLMVAPASGFYATPNMGKNQVRIAYVLNKKDLIRCVEILKIALEKYAN, from the coding sequence ATGCCTTCTATTTCTACAAAAGGAGCTTTAATGCCGGAATCTCCCATAAGAAAATTAGTTCCTTATGCCGAAAATGCAAAAAAAAGAGGGGTAAAAGTTTATCATCTTAATATTGGGCAACCGGATATAAAAACTCCAAAAGTAGCTTTAGACGCTGTAAAGCACAATACCATTGAAGTGTTGTCCTATGCCAAGTCTGAAGGTTCTGAAATATATAGGACCAAGTTGGCTTCTTATTATCAACAAAACAACATACAGGTACTTGCCGACGATATCGTTGCAACTACGGGAGGGTCCGAAGCATTATTATTTACGATAGGCAGTATTACCGATCCGGGAGATGAAATTATCGTTCCGGAGCCTTTTTATGCAAACTATAACGGGTTTTCAATAGCTTCCGGAGCAACTGTTGTTCCTATTACTTCCGGGATCGAAGACAATTTTGCATTGCCCGAAATAGAAGCTTTTGAAAAGCTGATCTCTAAAAAAACAAAAGCTATTTTGATATGTAATCCCGGAAATCCAACCGGATATTTATACAGTAAAGAAGAAATTGAAAAATTAAAACAAATTGTATTAAAACACGATCTTTTTTTAATTGCCGACGAGGTGTACCGGGAGTTTACTTATGACAGGCACAGACATCATTCCATAATGAGTGAAAAAGGGTTAGAAAAGCATGCCATTATGATTGATTCTGTCTCCAAGCGTTACAGTATGTGCGGTGCAAGAATTGGTTGTATTGCATCCAAAAACAGGGATATTATACATACGGTCATAAAATTTGCACAAGCCCGCTTGAGCCCGCCAACCTATGCTTTATTGGCTTCCGAAGCTGCCCTTAATACGCCACAAAGTTATTTCGATACTGTTATTAAAGAATATACCGGAAGAAGAAATACATTGATTGCCGAATTGCAAAAAATTGAAGGAGTAAAGGTAGCGAATCCAAAAGGTGCTTTTTATTGCGTAGCGGAGCTCCCGGTGAATGACGCTGATGATTTTGCACAGTGGGTTTTAGAAAAATTCAGCCATAAAAATGAAACCTTAATGGTAGCCCCTGCCAGTGGTTTCTACGCTACTCCAAACATGGGAAAAAATCAGGTGCGGATTGCCTATGTATTAAATAAAAAGGATTTGATCAGATGTGTTGAAATTCTTAAAATAGCTCTAGAAAAGTATGCTAACTAA